From Deltaproteobacteria bacterium, a single genomic window includes:
- a CDS encoding PAS domain S-box protein yields the protein MGEGVGRAPLRVVSYPGDVRISGVPAELVRAGSLAELRGELAKAEPAAIVIDLASGGHGALDVLRERRARGSTVPALLLVQHGDAEAVERARTLRFCTMLASESASSAVLSAALVELLELLPAAPADASRAPAMLFKTDSRGSFTHFTRRFLAYLGLSENAARGLGWTERIHPEDRGVWAATFAAALEEPDAFEVDLRVCTASGVHRWVRISALPGFDAKEELSGFVGSVFEIDDLVEARELARADAAKLETVSGELEEVALAGAHDLQEPLRSIEQLLKLALAGESSDLGLALRQVSHMRDLLRDLVDYAASSAVHLAVEPTELAQAVEWALENLRPAIGECDAEVKIDGLARVNADPIQIARVFQNLVANALRFRSGSRPIICIGAEPRERDVLVYVRDNGIGIPAQHHETIFRVFERLHGGELPGTGVGLAICRRILERHGGRIWVESDPGQGATFYFTLPRG from the coding sequence GTGGGTGAGGGAGTCGGGCGCGCGCCGCTGCGCGTCGTGTCGTATCCGGGGGACGTCCGCATCTCGGGGGTCCCGGCGGAGCTCGTGCGCGCGGGGTCGCTCGCGGAGCTCCGCGGCGAGCTCGCGAAGGCGGAGCCAGCGGCGATCGTGATCGATCTGGCCAGCGGCGGCCACGGCGCGCTCGACGTGCTGCGCGAGCGACGCGCGCGCGGCTCGACCGTGCCGGCGCTTCTGCTCGTGCAACACGGCGACGCCGAGGCCGTGGAGCGCGCGCGAACGCTGCGCTTCTGCACGATGCTCGCGAGCGAGAGCGCGTCGAGCGCCGTGCTGTCGGCCGCGCTCGTCGAGCTGCTCGAGCTCTTGCCCGCGGCGCCGGCCGACGCCTCGCGCGCGCCGGCCATGCTCTTCAAGACCGACTCACGCGGGAGCTTCACTCACTTCACCCGGCGCTTTCTCGCGTACCTGGGTCTCTCCGAGAATGCGGCTCGTGGCCTCGGTTGGACCGAGCGCATCCACCCGGAGGACCGCGGCGTCTGGGCGGCGACGTTCGCGGCCGCGCTCGAGGAGCCCGACGCGTTCGAGGTCGACCTGCGCGTCTGCACGGCGTCGGGGGTGCACCGCTGGGTGCGAATCTCGGCGCTTCCCGGCTTCGACGCCAAGGAGGAGCTCTCGGGCTTCGTGGGCTCGGTATTCGAGATCGACGATCTGGTCGAGGCGCGCGAGCTGGCCCGGGCCGACGCGGCGAAGCTCGAGACCGTGAGTGGCGAGCTCGAAGAGGTCGCTCTCGCGGGCGCGCACGATCTTCAGGAGCCGCTGCGCAGCATCGAGCAGCTCTTGAAGCTCGCGCTGGCGGGCGAGTCTTCGGACCTGGGCCTGGCGCTGCGGCAGGTCTCGCACATGCGCGACCTGCTTCGCGACCTGGTCGACTATGCGGCATCGAGCGCGGTCCATCTGGCCGTCGAGCCGACGGAGCTCGCGCAGGCGGTCGAGTGGGCGCTCGAGAACCTGCGGCCCGCGATCGGCGAGTGCGACGCCGAGGTCAAGATCGACGGGCTCGCGCGCGTGAACGCCGACCCGATCCAGATCGCGCGCGTGTTCCAGAACCTGGTGGCGAACGCGCTGCGCTTCCGCAGCGGCTCGCGCCCGATCATCTGCATCGGCGCGGAGCCGCGCGAGCGCGACGTGCTCGTCTACGTGCGCGACAACGGAATCGGCATTCCGGCCCAGCACCACGAGACCATCTTCCGCGTCTTCGAGCGCCTGCACGGCGGCGAGCTTCCCGGCACGGGCGTGGGGCTCGCAATCTGCCGCCGCATCCTCGAACGGCACGGCGGACGGATCTGGGTCGAGTCGGATCCCGGCCAGGGCGCGACGTTCTACTTCACGCTGCCGCGCGGATAG
- a CDS encoding serine protein kinase RIO, with amino-acid sequence MSKERIGSRLSGAAFTRGMLADQEKAAVLREFGGQGLITDVLGVIGDGKEATVYCCAADASTGVELLAAKVYRAQKFRAFAHARDYASARVVLDARKGRAMKAPTEKGRRMAHHAWIDWEWETLCALHDAGVSVPSALAASDDAILMEYVGDREGPAPQLRHVELTIEQARAALARLLQDVERMLDLHRVHGDLSAYNVLWWQERPVIIDVPQSVDLHASRDGLPHLLRDVRNLERYFARYGLSADGFAEGAWRRYLRGELGG; translated from the coding sequence GTGTCGAAGGAGCGGATCGGCTCGAGGTTGTCCGGCGCGGCGTTCACGCGCGGAATGCTCGCGGACCAGGAGAAGGCCGCGGTTCTGCGCGAGTTCGGCGGGCAGGGCCTGATCACGGACGTGCTCGGCGTGATCGGAGACGGCAAGGAGGCGACGGTGTACTGCTGCGCCGCCGACGCCTCGACGGGCGTCGAGCTTCTGGCGGCGAAGGTGTACCGGGCGCAGAAGTTCCGCGCGTTCGCGCACGCGCGGGACTACGCGAGCGCGCGCGTCGTGCTCGACGCTCGCAAGGGGCGCGCGATGAAGGCCCCCACCGAGAAGGGCCGGCGCATGGCGCACCACGCCTGGATCGACTGGGAATGGGAGACGCTCTGCGCCCTGCACGACGCGGGCGTCAGCGTGCCGAGCGCGCTGGCGGCCTCGGACGACGCGATCCTGATGGAGTACGTCGGCGATCGCGAGGGCCCGGCGCCGCAGCTGCGCCACGTCGAGCTCACGATCGAGCAGGCGCGCGCGGCGCTGGCGCGGCTGCTCCAGGACGTCGAGCGCATGCTCGACCTGCACCGGGTGCACGGCGACCTGTCGGCGTACAACGTGCTCTGGTGGCAGGAGCGGCCCGTGATCATCGACGTGCCGCAGTCGGTCGACCTGCACGCGAGTCGCGACGGCCTTCCGCATCTGCTCCGCGACGTGCGCAATCTGGAGCGCTACTTCGCGCGCTACGGACTCTCGGCGGACGGCTTCGCGGAGGGCGCATGGCGCCGCTATTTGCGCGGCGAGCTCGGGGGGTAG
- a CDS encoding ribulose-phosphate 3-epimerase: MTPYKIAPSILSADFGRLAEEVRAAERAGADWMHLDVMDGHFVPNLTIGPDVVAAVAKVTKLPVDVHLMVREPDHLLEAFVAAGATALGVHVEACTHLHRTLERIRKLGVRPCVVLNPATPAAAIEPVMGMVDQVLVMTVNPGFGGQKFIASTLPKIREIRKWIDRDRREIDLVVDGGIGPDTIESVALHGARVFVMGAAFFKTADYKSTVDSIRAKLAPY; this comes from the coding sequence ATGACCCCGTACAAGATCGCGCCGTCGATCCTCTCGGCCGACTTCGGGCGGCTGGCCGAAGAGGTGCGAGCCGCCGAGCGCGCCGGCGCGGACTGGATGCACCTGGACGTGATGGACGGCCACTTCGTGCCCAACCTGACCATCGGCCCCGACGTCGTCGCGGCGGTCGCGAAGGTGACCAAGCTCCCGGTCGACGTGCACCTGATGGTGCGCGAGCCCGACCACCTGCTCGAGGCGTTCGTGGCCGCGGGCGCGACGGCGCTCGGCGTCCACGTCGAGGCCTGCACGCACCTGCACCGCACGCTGGAGCGGATCCGAAAGCTCGGCGTACGGCCGTGCGTGGTGCTGAACCCCGCCACGCCGGCAGCCGCGATCGAGCCGGTGATGGGAATGGTGGATCAGGTCCTGGTCATGACCGTGAACCCGGGCTTCGGCGGCCAGAAGTTCATCGCGTCCACCCTTCCGAAGATCCGCGAGATCCGGAAGTGGATCGACCGCGACCGCCGCGAGATCGACCTGGTCGTCGACGGCGGAATCGGCCCGGACACGATCGAGAGCGTGGCGCTGCACGGCGCGCGCGTGTTCGTGATGGGAGCGGCGTTCTTCAAGACCGCCGACTACAAGAGCACCGTCGATTCCATACGCGCGAAGCTCGCGCCGTACTGA